The following are encoded together in the Deinococcus humi genome:
- a CDS encoding type I restriction endonuclease subunit R, which yields MTGIHLEKHFEHELLDDMTTTGWQVGLRTPPPGTPAGDQWLYAYDKARALYPIDVISWLRETQPGEYAKVQKLQGGDTDRRILDRLAEELDTHGPLHVLRKGFKEVNARFQLVQFRPASGMNPDLAARYDQVICRAINQLRYSTEKEDSIDVVLFVNGIPVVTEELKTDLTQSIGDAMRQYREDRPPRDLKTNKTEPLLAGHRALVHFAVSTDEVRMTTRLEGKTTQFLPFNRGHHGGKGNPPVTGGYRSEYLWKEVLARDSLLELLQHYLHWARTERFLTSGQKEIKERIIFPRYHQLQAVRLLRWMVAAEGAGHDYLVQHSAGSGKSNTIAWLTHQLASLHVDDKKVFDSVIVLTDRTVLDDQLQETVAQFEQQSGQVVRITDKDVKTDQLAKALSSGAAIIILTIQTFPAFMAYLTRLRGMTGEQLQSHLTEKGKLDVTAVARLERIRAGRYAIVADEAHSSQTGQSAVRLREALGGDDEDAQDVLAGEASAFEHQVGRANLSYFAFTATPKAKTLQRFGRLPDPGQPRGPGNLPQALHVYTMQQAIEEGFILDVLRNYTAYKTAWQLAYKGQDPNGAEVDQRRAHASVIRWVKLHDHNIAQRVAIIVEHFRENVAQLLGGEAKAMIVTESRLAAVKYKQKIDAYISEHGYALGTLVAFSGEVTRDEQGKEIGPYTEANMNRLEGLSIPEALDSEHHQVLIVANKYQTGFDQPKLVAMYVDKRLDGVQAVQTLSRLNRVYPGKTQTFVLDFVNDPQAVLEAFLPYYRTATLTDVTDPNLLHALQAKLDGVGVYIDAEIVAISDAYATVGVTQARLQGLLAPLVDRFRDRWTAAAAGSEARGELEIFRHDLGTFVRQYEFLSQIISYDDPDLARRATVFRLLLPLLAPERLHDEVDLSGLVMTHHRIRRGAGMDGVPEGAPDGELSPTQTAGSGSAAPVKTTLQQLVEQMNGLFEGELTDADLIGYAKTISGKLLENPVLAQQAAANTKERFLHGDFRPEMMRTVIESLQNHTAMAEQVLGRKDVREGLATILLDLVYEGFRKQRDEEA from the coding sequence ATGACTGGAATTCACCTGGAAAAGCACTTCGAGCACGAGCTGCTCGACGACATGACAACCACTGGCTGGCAGGTTGGCCTGCGCACGCCCCCGCCCGGCACGCCCGCCGGCGACCAGTGGCTGTACGCGTACGACAAGGCGCGCGCCCTGTACCCGATCGACGTGATCAGCTGGCTGCGCGAAACCCAGCCGGGCGAGTACGCCAAGGTCCAGAAGCTCCAGGGGGGCGACACCGACCGCCGCATCCTCGACCGCCTGGCGGAGGAGCTGGACACACACGGCCCGTTGCACGTGCTGCGCAAGGGCTTCAAGGAAGTCAACGCGCGCTTCCAGCTGGTGCAGTTCCGCCCGGCCAGCGGCATGAACCCGGACCTCGCAGCGCGCTATGACCAGGTGATCTGCCGCGCGATCAACCAGCTGCGCTACAGCACCGAGAAGGAAGACTCCATCGACGTGGTGCTGTTCGTCAACGGCATTCCGGTCGTCACCGAAGAGCTCAAGACCGACCTGACCCAGAGCATCGGCGACGCCATGCGCCAGTACCGCGAAGACCGCCCCCCACGCGATCTCAAGACCAACAAGACCGAGCCGCTGCTGGCCGGCCACCGTGCGCTGGTCCACTTCGCCGTCAGCACCGACGAGGTGCGCATGACCACGCGACTGGAGGGCAAGACCACCCAGTTCCTGCCGTTCAACCGCGGCCACCACGGGGGCAAGGGCAATCCGCCGGTGACCGGCGGCTACCGCAGCGAATACCTATGGAAGGAAGTGCTGGCCCGAGATTCGCTGCTCGAACTGCTGCAGCACTACCTGCACTGGGCCCGCACCGAGCGCTTCCTGACGAGTGGCCAGAAGGAGATCAAGGAGCGCATCATCTTTCCGCGCTACCACCAGTTGCAGGCGGTGCGGCTGCTGCGCTGGATGGTCGCCGCCGAAGGCGCCGGTCACGACTACCTGGTCCAGCACTCGGCCGGCTCGGGCAAGTCGAACACCATCGCCTGGCTGACCCACCAGCTCGCCTCGCTGCACGTCGACGACAAGAAGGTCTTCGACAGCGTGATCGTGCTGACCGACCGCACGGTGCTGGATGACCAGCTGCAGGAGACGGTGGCGCAATTCGAGCAGCAGAGCGGCCAGGTGGTGCGCATCACCGACAAGGACGTCAAGACCGACCAGCTGGCCAAAGCCCTGTCGAGCGGCGCAGCGATCATCATCCTGACCATCCAGACGTTCCCGGCGTTCATGGCCTACCTGACCCGGCTGCGGGGCATGACCGGCGAGCAGCTTCAAAGCCACCTGACCGAGAAGGGCAAGCTGGACGTGACTGCGGTGGCCAGGCTGGAGCGGATTCGCGCCGGGCGCTACGCCATCGTGGCGGACGAGGCACATTCCTCGCAGACGGGGCAAAGCGCTGTGCGCCTGCGCGAGGCGCTGGGGGGCGACGACGAGGACGCCCAGGACGTGCTGGCCGGCGAGGCCTCGGCGTTCGAGCATCAGGTGGGCCGCGCCAACCTCAGCTATTTCGCCTTTACCGCCACACCCAAGGCCAAGACCCTGCAGCGCTTCGGGCGCCTGCCGGACCCGGGCCAGCCCCGCGGCCCGGGGAACCTGCCCCAGGCGCTGCACGTGTACACTATGCAGCAGGCGATCGAGGAAGGCTTCATTCTCGACGTGCTGCGCAACTACACCGCGTACAAGACCGCCTGGCAGCTCGCCTACAAAGGGCAGGATCCGAATGGGGCCGAGGTCGATCAGCGCCGCGCACACGCCAGCGTGATCCGCTGGGTCAAGCTACATGACCACAACATCGCGCAGCGCGTGGCCATCATCGTGGAGCACTTCCGCGAGAACGTGGCGCAGCTGCTCGGCGGCGAAGCCAAGGCGATGATCGTAACCGAGTCGCGCCTGGCGGCGGTGAAGTACAAGCAGAAAATTGACGCCTACATCTCGGAGCACGGCTACGCCCTGGGCACGCTGGTCGCCTTCAGTGGCGAGGTCACCCGCGACGAACAGGGAAAGGAGATCGGCCCCTACACCGAGGCGAACATGAACCGGCTCGAGGGCCTGAGCATCCCCGAGGCGCTGGATTCTGAGCACCACCAGGTGCTGATCGTGGCCAACAAGTACCAGACCGGCTTCGACCAGCCCAAGCTGGTGGCGATGTACGTGGACAAGCGCCTGGACGGTGTGCAGGCAGTTCAGACCCTGTCGCGCCTGAACCGGGTGTATCCGGGCAAGACCCAGACCTTCGTGCTGGACTTCGTCAATGACCCGCAGGCGGTGCTCGAAGCCTTCCTGCCGTACTACCGCACCGCGACGCTGACCGACGTGACCGACCCGAACCTGCTGCACGCGCTGCAGGCGAAGCTCGACGGGGTGGGCGTCTACATCGACGCCGAGATCGTCGCGATCTCGGACGCCTACGCCACCGTCGGCGTCACCCAGGCCAGGCTCCAGGGCCTGCTGGCGCCGCTGGTGGACCGCTTCCGGGACCGCTGGACGGCGGCTGCAGCGGGCAGCGAGGCACGTGGCGAGCTGGAAATCTTCCGCCATGACCTGGGCACGTTCGTGCGCCAGTACGAGTTCCTGTCGCAGATCATCAGCTACGACGACCCGGACCTGGCGCGGCGCGCCACCGTCTTCCGGCTGCTGCTGCCCCTGCTGGCCCCCGAGCGACTGCACGACGAAGTTGACCTCAGCGGACTGGTGATGACCCACCACCGGATTCGCAGGGGCGCAGGGATGGACGGTGTGCCCGAGGGTGCCCCGGATGGGGAGCTGAGCCCCACCCAGACGGCGGGCAGTGGGAGCGCCGCGCCGGTGAAGACCACGCTGCAGCAGCTCGTCGAGCAGATGAACGGGCTGTTCGAGGGTGAACTGACCGACGCGGACCTAATCGGGTACGCGAAGACCATCAGTGGGAAGCTGCTGGAGAACCCGGTCCTCGCCCAGCAGGCGGCGGCGAACACCAAGGAACGCTTCCTGCACGGCGATTTCCGTCCGGAGATGATGCGCACAGTGATCGAGTCGCTGCAGAACCACACGGCGATGGCCGAGCAGGTGCTGGGCCGCAAAGACGTGCGGGAAGGCCTGGCCACCATTCTGCTGGACCTGGTCTACGAGGGGTTCAGGAAGCAGCGCGACGAGGAGGCTTAG
- a CDS encoding DUF5655 domain-containing protein, whose protein sequence is MSSKLFHLRGSDVAELPASRFTIEKHLQTLLECHLETFLGVRFLASEYSTGAKYGGRIDTLGLDENNFPVIIEYKREMHESVINQGLFYLDWLVNNRAEFQLLVQDRLGIETARAIDWTSPRLICIAGEFTKYDSYAVQQIPRNIELIRYRRYGEEHLMLEQVNTPLTLPAARRAPEVIRVPVVPLTVPGLPDPDPVDPPAGLAPVEVALQKCTPGVQARHQQLHEFVLSLGDDIQLKTLKQYFAYRRLKNFVCVVPGPARGELWLYLRLDPTTVPLGDGFTRDVRNIGHWATGDLEVTIRNDADVEKAKELIQRAYEQS, encoded by the coding sequence GTGAGCAGCAAGCTCTTTCACCTGCGGGGCAGCGACGTCGCCGAACTCCCCGCCAGCCGCTTCACCATCGAAAAGCACCTGCAGACCCTGCTGGAATGCCACCTGGAGACATTCCTGGGGGTACGCTTTCTCGCCAGCGAATACAGCACCGGCGCCAAGTACGGGGGCCGCATCGACACCCTTGGCCTTGACGAGAACAACTTCCCCGTGATCATCGAATACAAGCGCGAGATGCACGAGAGCGTCATCAACCAGGGGCTGTTCTACCTGGACTGGCTCGTGAACAACCGCGCCGAGTTTCAGCTGCTGGTACAAGATCGGCTGGGCATCGAGACCGCTAGGGCCATCGATTGGACCAGCCCACGCCTGATCTGCATCGCCGGGGAATTCACCAAGTACGACAGCTACGCCGTCCAGCAGATTCCACGCAACATCGAGCTGATCCGCTACCGGCGGTACGGCGAGGAGCACCTGATGCTCGAGCAGGTCAACACGCCCCTGACCCTACCTGCTGCGCGCCGGGCGCCTGAGGTGATTCGGGTTCCTGTGGTTCCGCTGACGGTGCCTGGACTGCCGGACCCAGACCCTGTGGATCCTCCGGCTGGACTGGCCCCCGTGGAAGTCGCTCTGCAGAAGTGCACGCCCGGGGTGCAGGCCCGCCACCAGCAATTGCACGAGTTCGTGCTCAGCCTGGGTGACGACATCCAGCTCAAGACGCTGAAGCAGTACTTCGCCTACCGCCGCCTGAAGAACTTCGTCTGCGTCGTTCCCGGCCCGGCCAGAGGAGAGCTGTGGCTTTACCTGCGGCTGGACCCGACCACGGTACCTCTGGGTGACGGCTTCACCCGCGATGTGCGCAATATCGGCCACTGGGCGACCGGGGACCTGGAAGTGACGATCAGGAACGACGCGGACGTGGAGAAGGCCAAAGAGCTGATCCAGCGCGCTTACGAGCAGAGCTGA
- a CDS encoding restriction endonuclease subunit S, whose product MTATEAARARLRPYPAYQDSSVPWIGEIPVGWEAKRLKHVARAVTARTETRPPELRYLGLEHLESGTGKLNDLPEPAQVESMVALFETGDVLFGKLRPYLAKVHLAEGAGCSSTELIAFRPDPGLDARFLKFWLLSPGHIDAANMLTFGSKMPRVSPEQLGNLPLAYPPLAEQHAIAAFLDHETSRIDDLLREQAGLLEDLALRRTVLVFQVATKGLGAPRLTDSGALWAGQVPEHWEFITLRSVARLESGHTPSRSKLEYWVDCTVPWVSLSDVRRFRDGRLKYIEDTEEKISELGMANSAARLLPSGTVILSRTASVGFSAILGTDMATTQDFANWVCGPRLLPEYLLYLLRSMKHEFARLMMGSTHQTIYMPDIRELQVPLPPLDEQRVIIDHLDTQLAQIDALTGEVRASMALMRQHRAALITAAVTGKIDVRNQVAP is encoded by the coding sequence GTGACGGCAACCGAGGCGGCTAGGGCGCGGCTCCGGCCCTACCCGGCTTATCAGGACAGCAGTGTGCCGTGGATCGGTGAGATCCCGGTTGGGTGGGAGGCGAAAAGACTCAAGCACGTCGCTAGGGCGGTGACCGCGAGAACCGAAACCCGCCCCCCCGAACTTCGCTATCTGGGCCTTGAACACTTGGAGTCCGGTACTGGGAAGCTGAACGATCTGCCGGAACCCGCGCAGGTGGAGAGCATGGTCGCACTCTTCGAGACCGGTGATGTCCTGTTCGGAAAGCTCCGCCCCTACCTGGCAAAGGTGCATCTAGCAGAGGGGGCAGGATGCAGTTCAACGGAGCTCATCGCCTTCCGCCCCGATCCTGGTCTCGACGCGCGCTTCTTGAAGTTCTGGCTCTTGAGCCCTGGGCACATCGACGCTGCCAACATGTTGACCTTCGGCAGCAAGATGCCCCGCGTCTCGCCCGAACAACTCGGGAACCTGCCCCTGGCTTACCCGCCGCTCGCCGAGCAGCACGCAATCGCCGCCTTCCTCGACCACGAGACCTCGCGCATCGACGATCTGTTGCGCGAGCAGGCGGGGCTGCTGGAGGATCTGGCCCTGCGGCGCACCGTCCTGGTCTTCCAAGTCGCCACGAAGGGGCTGGGCGCACCTCGACTCACCGACTCTGGCGCACTGTGGGCCGGGCAAGTGCCCGAACACTGGGAGTTCATCACGCTGCGCTCTGTCGCCCGTCTCGAGAGTGGGCACACTCCCAGTCGATCGAAGCTCGAGTACTGGGTGGACTGCACCGTCCCCTGGGTGTCGCTCAGCGATGTGCGCCGCTTCCGGGATGGACGTCTGAAGTACATCGAGGACACCGAGGAAAAGATCAGCGAGCTCGGCATGGCGAATTCCGCAGCCCGCCTACTGCCCAGCGGGACCGTCATTCTCTCCCGCACCGCCTCGGTCGGCTTCAGCGCGATCCTGGGAACTGATATGGCCACCACCCAGGACTTCGCCAACTGGGTGTGCGGGCCACGGCTACTGCCGGAGTACCTGCTGTACTTGCTGCGAAGCATGAAGCACGAGTTCGCCCGGCTCATGATGGGCTCGACCCACCAGACCATCTACATGCCGGATATACGTGAGTTGCAGGTGCCGCTGCCCCCGTTGGACGAACAGCGCGTCATCATCGACCACCTCGACACCCAGCTCGCGCAAATCGACGCCCTGACCGGGGAAGTCCGTGCCAGCATGGCCCTGATGCGCCAACACCGTGCTGCCCTGATCACCGCCGCCGTCACCGGCAAGATTGACGTCCGCAACCAGGTGGCCCCGTGA
- a CDS encoding HsdM family class I SAM-dependent methyltransferase, with the protein MTQLNLSGLLWGTAEILRGDFKQADYGKVILPMTVARRLDGVAQAKREAVEAVIAKYGEAAPTALLEHAAGGPVYNVTGLTFEAMLGDTANLAPNLIRFTGGFPEHIRDIFARYRFDEIVRELEEKDLLLEVFKRFAAVDLSTGAIGTHDMGNVFEELIRRFAELSNETAGEHYTPREVISLMVQLLFTHDDEILSKAGVVRTLYDPTGGTGGMMSGGDEYVRAANPDAKLAVFGQELNDESYAICKADMVIKGYDPKNIQQGNTLTDDKHAGRTFDYVISNPPFGVDWSKAEVIVRKEHVARGKEGRFGPGLPRRSDGTLLFLLHGLHKLAPGGRMAIVTNGSPLFTGNAGSGESEIRRHLFEHDLIEAIVALPTDMFFNTGIQTYIWVLAREKAPERVGKVQLIDAGKLFEKMPKSLGSKRSRMSAAHIAQVVKAHGDLEQSDISKIFRNEDFGYRTVTIDRPMRHNYQASEERLTRLREDKKLRKREDLEDIIGALRAKVGDQIFKDRAAFLGYVELAVKPLGLKVTEVKNIADLLAERDETAEPARDGKKRLIPDTDLRDTEDVPLTEDVQAYFEREVKPYAADAWISDDVRDATDDQVGKVGYEIPFNRHFYTYEAPPSLDEIDAQLKVRAARIMTLLQAVVG; encoded by the coding sequence ATGACACAATTGAATTTGAGCGGGCTCCTGTGGGGTACCGCGGAGATCCTGCGTGGCGATTTCAAGCAGGCGGATTACGGCAAGGTCATTCTGCCAATGACAGTGGCGCGCCGCCTGGACGGCGTCGCCCAGGCCAAGCGCGAGGCCGTCGAGGCCGTGATCGCGAAGTACGGCGAGGCGGCCCCCACCGCGCTGCTGGAGCACGCTGCCGGCGGCCCGGTCTACAACGTCACCGGCCTGACCTTCGAAGCCATGCTGGGTGACACCGCCAATCTCGCCCCCAACCTGATCCGCTTCACGGGCGGCTTCCCCGAGCACATCCGCGACATCTTCGCGCGCTACCGATTCGACGAGATCGTGCGCGAGCTCGAGGAAAAGGACCTGCTACTCGAGGTCTTCAAGCGCTTCGCCGCCGTGGACCTGAGCACGGGTGCCATCGGCACCCATGACATGGGCAACGTCTTCGAGGAACTGATCCGGCGCTTTGCCGAACTGTCCAACGAGACCGCCGGCGAACACTACACGCCGCGCGAAGTGATCTCGCTGATGGTGCAGCTGCTGTTCACCCACGACGACGAGATTCTCTCCAAGGCCGGCGTGGTGCGCACCCTCTACGATCCCACCGGCGGCACCGGCGGCATGATGTCGGGCGGCGACGAGTACGTGCGCGCGGCCAACCCGGACGCCAAGCTCGCGGTCTTCGGACAGGAACTGAACGACGAGTCCTACGCCATCTGCAAGGCCGACATGGTCATCAAGGGCTACGATCCGAAGAACATCCAGCAGGGCAACACCCTGACCGACGACAAGCACGCCGGGCGTACCTTCGACTACGTCATCTCCAACCCGCCGTTCGGCGTGGACTGGAGCAAGGCCGAGGTCATCGTGCGCAAGGAGCACGTGGCCAGGGGCAAGGAGGGCCGCTTCGGGCCGGGCCTGCCCCGTCGCAGCGACGGCACCCTGCTGTTCCTGTTGCACGGCCTGCACAAGCTGGCCCCGGGCGGCCGCATGGCCATCGTCACCAACGGCTCGCCGCTGTTCACGGGCAATGCCGGCAGTGGCGAGAGCGAGATCCGCCGCCACCTGTTCGAGCACGACCTGATCGAGGCCATCGTCGCGCTGCCCACCGACATGTTCTTCAACACCGGCATCCAGACCTACATCTGGGTGCTGGCGCGCGAGAAGGCGCCGGAGCGCGTGGGCAAGGTGCAATTGATCGACGCGGGCAAGCTGTTTGAGAAGATGCCCAAGAGCCTGGGCAGCAAGCGCAGCCGCATGAGCGCCGCACACATCGCCCAGGTGGTGAAGGCCCACGGCGACCTGGAGCAGAGCGACATCAGCAAGATCTTTCGCAACGAGGACTTTGGCTACCGCACGGTGACCATTGACCGGCCCATGCGCCACAACTACCAGGCCAGCGAAGAGCGCCTGACGCGGCTGCGCGAGGATAAAAAGCTGCGCAAGCGCGAGGACCTGGAAGACATCATCGGCGCGCTGCGCGCCAAGGTGGGCGATCAGATCTTCAAAGACCGCGCCGCCTTCCTCGGCTACGTGGAACTCGCTGTGAAGCCGCTGGGCCTGAAGGTCACCGAGGTCAAGAACATTGCCGACCTGCTGGCTGAACGCGACGAGACGGCCGAGCCCGCGCGCGACGGCAAGAAGCGGCTGATTCCGGACACCGATCTGCGCGACACCGAGGACGTGCCGCTGACCGAGGACGTTCAAGCCTATTTCGAGCGCGAGGTCAAGCCCTACGCCGCCGATGCCTGGATCAGCGATGACGTGCGGGACGCCACGGATGACCAAGTGGGCAAGGTGGGGTATGAAATCCCCTTCAATCGGCACTTTTACACTTACGAGGCGCCACCCTCGCTGGACGAGATTGACGCGCAGCTCAAGGTGCGCGCGGCGCGGATCATGACGCTGCTGCAGGCGGTGGTGGGGTGA